The genomic stretch CCGTGGACACTGATGGCGCATCCGGTACATAATCTGCTTCCGCTGATCCAGTGTGTGGATATCACCGGGATCTGGGGGCTTTCATTTCTCATGACCCTTTTCAATACGGTGCTCGCGGAAGGATTGATCGTTTTGCCCCGGATCGAAACGCGACGGATCACGGGGAAGCGCATTCTTTCCCTGAGCTGGTCGCGTCATCTGGCTTTTACATTGATACTCTTTTGCGCGGCTTTGATTTACGGCGCAATCCGTCTCGCCGTCCCGCTTCCCGCCGTATCGCAGATAACAGTCCTCCTTGTCCAGCAGGACAGGGACCCCTGGGAGCGAAAAGCGGGAAGCTATGAAGAGAGCATACTCACGGCGGAGGAAATGACACTCAAAGGGGTCGAAGAAAGCGGGGAGAGAAAACCCGATCTTATTATCTGGAACGAAACATCATTTCAAACCCCCTTTTACACGGACCGGATAAGCGTACGGCTCGAAAAATTTCCCGAACAACGTCCCTTTCTCCCTTTCGTGAAAGAGATAGACCGCCCGTTTCTGGTCGGCGCACCCCTCGTCATCGACATGAAAACCTATGACGCGATGAATGCAGCGGTACTTATTTCAGGCGACGGCGAAGTACTTGACTATTACGGCAAGCAGCACCCCGTGCCTTTCGGTGAAAGCATTCCGTTCTGGGAGTTCGAGTGTGTGAGGGATTTTTTCAGGAACGTGGTCAATCTTTCCGGCACCTGGGTAATGGGAAACGAAAGCACTGTTTTTACCTTACCCCTTGAAGGCGGAAAGCGGATTACCTTTTCGACACCGATCTGCTTTGAGGACGCCTTCCCCGACCTCTGCAGAACGTTCATTCTGCGCGGCGCGGATATGCTTGTCAATCTGACGAATGTATCATGGTCGAAAACGGAATCCGCGGAACGGCAGATGTTCGTCGCATCGAAATTCAGGGCGGTGGAAAACAAATGCTTCCTCCTGCGCTCGACAAATTCCGGCGTCACGAGCATCATCGATCCGAAGGGACATGTCGTTGCCGCCCTCCCTCTTTTCACCCCGGATTACCTGCTTGCTGCCTTTACCGTTCAAAAGCCGGAACATCCGGCGTTGTACACCCGCTGCGGCGATTATTTCCCGATCACACTCTGGTTGATGATCTCCTCGATTCTTGTCATCCACGCGCTGTCCGGCTTTATTCAACGCCGCCGTGGTATAAGCAAGCCGGCATTACGCGCCGAAGAAGAGTAACGGCCCGCCCGCTTGCCGGAACGGACTCTTGCCGGATGGCGGCGGGCGACAGTCCGGAACAGGATACCTCCGTCCCCGGAGACAGGTCACATGGTCAGGGTATATATCAGGTTTTATGAAGAACTCAATGACTTTCTTCCTCACGACCAAAAAAAACGGCTTGTGGAACGATACTGTAAAAAAGGAACGACGGTAAAGGCACTCATCGAAGAGATGGGCATCCCCCATACGGAAGTTGATCTCGTCCTGGTGAACGGGGTCTCGGTGAGTTTCGTTTATCAGCTGACCGATGATGACGGCATCAGCGTCTATCCCGTTTTTGAATCCTTCGATATCGGTGCCGTCACGAAAGTCCGGCCTCAACCATTGCGCGAGATCCGTTTTATCATGGATGTCCATCTGGGAACACTCGCGAAAAGCCTCAGGATACTGGGATTCGACACCCTCTACTCGAACCGGTACGAAGACGAAGAAATATCGATAATAGCGCAAAAGGAAAAACGGATCATTCTGACGCGGGACAGGGGATTACTCAAACGGAAAATCATCACCCACGGTTATTGCGTCCGGTCGAAAGACCCGGACCGGCAGATCCTCGAGGTCGTCCGCCGTTTTGACCTCATGCGCCGAATCGACCCGTTTTCCCGTTGCCTGGAATGCAATAATCCGCTGGTTTCGGTCGATAAAGCCGGCATCGCGGAGAGACTGCCGCCTGAGGTAAGGAAAAAATATTCGGATTTCA from Spirochaetales bacterium encodes the following:
- the lnt gene encoding apolipoprotein N-acyltransferase, with amino-acid sequence MADIINKTGIRCILLTILSSLLLPLAVPNDFFSYGNPLLGFICLVPFFIAVTTAPSFRFATLLGVIFGFITTLFAYYWLQYFGEYSFWTLGGTTFGYMLYKGFLAAYLFGLSRVYPRYRPVILAAAWTFYEFLKSSGFLAFPWTLMAHPVHNLLPLIQCVDITGIWGLSFLMTLFNTVLAEGLIVLPRIETRRITGKRILSLSWSRHLAFTLILFCAALIYGAIRLAVPLPAVSQITVLLVQQDRDPWERKAGSYEESILTAEEMTLKGVEESGERKPDLIIWNETSFQTPFYTDRISVRLEKFPEQRPFLPFVKEIDRPFLVGAPLVIDMKTYDAMNAAVLISGDGEVLDYYGKQHPVPFGESIPFWEFECVRDFFRNVVNLSGTWVMGNESTVFTLPLEGGKRITFSTPICFEDAFPDLCRTFILRGADMLVNLTNVSWSKTESAERQMFVASKFRAVENKCFLLRSTNSGVTSIIDPKGHVVAALPLFTPDYLLAAFTVQKPEHPALYTRCGDYFPITLWLMISSILVIHALSGFIQRRRGISKPALRAEEE
- a CDS encoding Mut7-C ubiquitin/RNAse domain-containing protein codes for the protein MVRVYIRFYEELNDFLPHDQKKRLVERYCKKGTTVKALIEEMGIPHTEVDLVLVNGVSVSFVYQLTDDDGISVYPVFESFDIGAVTKVRPQPLREIRFIMDVHLGTLAKSLRILGFDTLYSNRYEDEEISIIAQKEKRIILTRDRGLLKRKIITHGYCVRSKDPDRQILEVVRRFDLMRRIDPFSRCLECNNPLVSVDKAGIAERLPPEVRKKYSDFKRCPDCDHIYWLGSHWHDMKKRLDKLLGTEL